CGGTAAATGCGGCGGAATTGCTTTTCGGTGATCTCGCCATAATAGCCGCGCAGCTTCTGCTTCGCCTTAAGCTGGGTGCCATAATCCGACACCTTGCGGCGGCGCTGGCCGTGCTCGCCCGGGGGATATTCGCGCAGGTTCACAGGGCTCTTGGCCCGACCCCAGAGATTGACGCCAAGACGTCGGTCCAGCTTGTACTTCGATGCGTTCCGCCTGCTCATGCTCTAGCCGTGGTAAGTAACGGGCGGCACGCGTGCGCGGCCGCCTCGGAAATCCGGGCTCTTCCTATACAGCGCAGGGGCCGGATGTCAATCCGTTGCCGCCAGATCAGCCGGAAAAAACAGCTGCTCGCCATCGACCTCGAAACTAGCGATGGCTCCCTGCCCGACCGGCGAGAGCAGCCAATCGACAAAGGCTCGGGCAGCGGCGGCTTTAACGTGCGGATGGCGTGCCGGATTGATGGCGATGACGCCGTAAGCGTTTACCAGCGCAGCATCGCCCTCGAAGAGCAACTCCAGCGAGCCCTTGTTGGCGAATGTGGCCCAGGTGGCGCGGTCCGAGAACACATACGCGGCCATGGCCGCGGCAGTATTGAGGGTAGCGCCCATGCCGGCACCTAGCTCGCGATACCAGCCGTCTCTGGCCGGTAGCGGATCGATAGCTGCCTCCTGCCAGAGGGCACGCTCGGCCTTGTGGGTACCACTGTCGTCGCCGCGCGAGGCGAAGGGCACCGCTGTGCCGGCGATACGGGCGAAGGCGTCCGCAGCGCTATCCGCCGCCCCAACTTCCGCTGGGTCGTTGGCCGGACCGACGATGACGAAGTCGTTGACCATTACGTCATGGCGCGCAAGACCGTGGCCGTCCACCACCAGGGCTTCCTCCGAGGCCCGATGATGCACCAGCACCACGTCGGCATCACCGTTGCGCGCTAAGCGAATAGCCTGGCCGGTGCCAACCGCAATCACCTGTACGGCAATCCCGGTATCGCGTTCGAACTGTGGCAGCAGATGAGCGAAAAGGCCCGAGTTCTCAGTTGATGTGGTCGAGGCCAGCGTGATCGTCTCGGCCGCGGCTCCGGACGACAGCAACAGTGCAGCCGCAAACAGTCGCATCACCATAAAAGCTTGCCCTCTAAAAATGCATTTGCCGTCTCACTTTGCGGGCTGGCGAAGAAGTCTTCGGCCGCAACATGCTCGTCCACCCGGCCTTGATGCAGGAAAATCACTTCGTCCGCCAGACGCCTCGCTTGCCCCATA
This genomic interval from Alphaproteobacteria bacterium contains the following:
- a CDS encoding substrate-binding domain-containing protein, with protein sequence MVMRLFAAALLLSSGAAAETITLASTTSTENSGLFAHLLPQFERDTGIAVQVIAVGTGQAIRLARNGDADVVLVHHRASEEALVVDGHGLARHDVMVNDFVIVGPANDPAEVGAADSAADAFARIAGTAVPFASRGDDSGTHKAERALWQEAAIDPLPARDGWYRELGAGMGATLNTAAAMAAYVFSDRATWATFANKGSLELLFEGDAALVNAYGVIAINPARHPHVKAAAARAFVDWLLSPVGQGAIASFEVDGEQLFFPADLAATD